Sequence from the bacterium genome:
CTTACATTTGCGAGACAACTTGAGAAGGAGTTTATCTCTCAACAACCTGATGAGGAAAGAACCATAACAGAGACACTTGATATTGGATGGAAACTACTACATATGCTTCCTCTCTCAGAGATAAAACGAATCCCTCCTGAAATTCTTGAAAAACGCTGGAGTAAAGATGAAACTAAAGGTTAATCCAAACAGGATGGAACTTTTAAAACTTAAAAAGAGATTAACCCTTGCAAAAAGGGGACATAAACTCTTAAAAGATAAAGAAGAACAACTTTTAATAGAATTCAGGTCTCTTATCTTTACAGTCAAAGAAAAAAGAAAGGACGTTGAAGAAGAAACACTACAGTTCTATATGGATATAATTAAAATGAAGGGACTGATGGACGAGAAAATATGGAAGTCATTTATTGAAGAAAGTTTTTTCAAAACGATATTTTTACAGGAGATATTACGATTTTTTAATATACCTGTTTCAAAAATTTCTTTCAATGTGTCCACAGAAAAAACTCTACCAGATTATTCACTCTCGCCATATCACTACTATCTTCTGGATAAGGGAAAAAAAGTATTAGAAAAATTAATGGAACTTGCTTTCCTTGAAAATAAACTTATAAGTTTTTCTATAGAGATTGAAAGGACAAGAAGGAGAGTTAATGCACTTGAATATGTCCTTATACCCAATATTGAGGAGACAATAAAATTTATATCTTTCAAACTTAATGAAATAGAGAGAACTTCTCTCGTTATGTTAAAACATATCCAATTAATCCGAGAATAAAAACAGATAGAATTTTTTTATCCCGTATTTTTATTCACAAACAACAGGATTTCGTAAAATTCCTATCCCTTCTATTTCAACTTCAACATTATCCCCTTCCCTTAAAAATACCTGAGGTTCCCTTGCAAATCCAACACCTGAAGGGGTACCTGTCATAATAAAAGTACCTGGAAGGAGCGTCATCTGTCTTGAAAGATAAGAAACAATTTCTGAAACATTAAATATCATATCAGATGTGTTTGCATTCTGCATTAAAACACCGTTGACCCTTGATTGAATTTTTAAATTATCTGGACTGATATCTGTTTCTATCCATGGACCTATCGGTGCAAAGGTATCAAACGATTTTGCTCTTGCCCACTGTCTGTCCAGTTTCATCTGGCAATCTCTTGCTGAAACATCATTACCACAGGTGTATCCAAAGATAAAATCTGAAACATCTTCTTTTGAAACATTTTTTGCCCTTTTACCTATAACTATAACAAGCTCTGCTTCATAATCAACAAAATCAGGTGCCTCTCTCGGTAATACTATGGGACTTAAATGACCTGTTATTGCAGTAGTTGCCTTTAAAAACACAACAGGTGCTGGACATAATTCCATTTTACTTTCCTTTGCGTGTTCTTTATAGTTAAGCCCCAGCGCAATAATATTGGGTGGGTCTACAGGTGGTAAAAACTTTTTTACAGAATTAAGAGGCACTTTTATTCCTGTATATTCAGGAGGGGAAAGAAGTGGAGATGTTTTTATTATATGGACTATCTCATCTTTAACTATACCATAACTACCACACCTATCCAGCCCCTCTACAACAACTCTTACATATTTCATTACTTCTTATCCTTATCATCAACCTCTTTGTATTCTGCATCAACAACATTACCTCTATCCTCCTTTTTCTCTGGTTCCTGTTCAGGTTGTGCTTGTTGCCCGGAGGTCTGCTGTTGTGCCTGTTGATATATAACCTGTGCAAGACCATGGACTGCCTGTTGAAGTTCTTCCATTGCCTTCTGTATATTATCTTTATCTTTAACCTCTGCTTTTATCAATTTATCCAGTGCATCTATTTTTTCCTGTATATTTTTTCTATCTGTTTCACTAACTTTATCCCCATGTTCTTTCAACGTTTTATTAACATTGTATATCAGAGAATCTGCCTGATTGACAACCTCTATAATCTCTCTCTGCTTCTTGTCCTCTTCTGCATATCTCTCAGCTTCCTTAACCATCTTTTCAATCTCCTCCTGTGATAGTTTTTTAGAAGCAGTTATTTTAATGGACTGTTCCTTTCCAGTTCCCTTATCTTTTGCTGTCACATGCAAAATACCGTTTGCATCAATATCAAAAGTAACTTCTATTTGAGGAACTCCTCTCGGAGCAGGAGGAATACCTTCAAGGTGGAATCTACCTAAACTCAAATTGTCTTTTGCCATAGGCCTCTCACCCTGTAAAACATTGATTTCAACAGACGGCTGGTTATCTGCAGCCGTTGTGAATATCTGACTCTTTTTTACAGGAATGGTTGTATTCCTTTCTATAATCTTTGTAAACACACCTCCTAATGTCTCAACACCGAGCGAAAGAGGAGTAACATCCAGAAGAAGTATATCCTTATCTTTCATATCTCCACTCAAAATAGCCCCCTGTATTGCAGCACCTATAGATACACACTCCATAGGGTCAACCCCTCTCTCTGGTTTTATTCCAATAAAGTCCTCTATAAACTTCTGAACAATAGGCATTCTGGTAGGACCTCCAACGAGAATTACCTTGTTAATTTCTGATGGTTTTAATTTTGCATCTTCCATCGCCTGTTTTACAGGGCCTTTACACCTTTCTATGATGGGCTCTACCAGTTCCTCAAGTTTTGCCCTTCTTATCTTCATTTGAAGATGCTTGGGGCCTGTATGGTCTGCTGTAATAAATGGCAGGTTGATTTCTGTTTCCAGTGTTGAAGAAAGTTCTATTTTTGCCTTTTCCGCTGCTTCTTTAATTCTCTGCATAGCCATCTTGTCTTTACTAACATCTATACCTGACTCTTTTTTAAACTCTTCTACAATATATCTTATAAGAACTTCATCCATATCAGTCCCACCCAGCTGTGTATCTCCATGGGTAGAAAGAACCTTAAACACACCTGCCATCATTTCCATAATGGTGACATCCAGTGTTCCTGCCCCAAAATCAAACACGAGGATTTTAAGTTCTGCCTGTAATTTATCAAGTCCATAGGCAAAGGAAGCAGCGGTTGGTTCATTTATGAGACGGACAACTTCAAGACCTGCTATAGTCCCTGCATCCTTTGTCGCCTGTCTCTGGTTATCATTAAAATATGCAGGAACAGTTATTACTGCTTTCTTTATCGGATATCCGAGGAACGCTTCTGCATCCCTTTTTATCTTTTGAAGGATATAAGCAGATATCTGTTCAGGAGTATAGGTCTTCCCATAGATATTATATTTATAGTCAGTTCCCATCTTTCTCTTAGCAGCAAAAACAGTACCTTCAGGATTTACTGCCGCCTGTCTTCTTGCCGGTTCTCCAACAAGAACCTGTCCATCTTTTGTAAAGGCAACATAAGAAGGGAACGCCTTACCACCAACTATAGTAGTCCCTTCTGCACTGGGGATAATAACTGGTTTTCCTGCTTCCATAACTGCTGCGGAAGAATTACTTGTCCCGAGGTCTATACCTATAATTTTCTCTGTCATTTTATACCCTCCATTCTGTTTATTAACTTTAGATGAGAGAGATATTGAAAAGTTTCAAATTTTCTTATAAATCTTTTTTAAATTTGGTGGGCGGTGCAGGACTTGGCGCCCTCGTCTCCCAAAACGTCTCGGGTCGGCCACCCGCTGAAATTGCTGCGCCCACTCGCAATTTCTCACTTCGCTCCCTTCAAGTCCTTTCCAGAGAAGAATTTGGTGGGCGGTGCAGGACTTGAACCTGCGACTTCTACCTTGTAAGGGTAGCGCTCTTGCCACTGAGCTAACCGCCCCTTTATAAAAATTGTTTACACCAAAGGGATAATTGTGATATATTATACATCAACTTTTTTTTTATACAAGGAATTTTTCTTGACATTAAAAATAAATTATATATAATTGTAAAATGCAAGGAGGGGAACAATGGCAGAGGAAATTCTTACTGGAATTAAGGAAAGTGTTATATCTGGAAATGCAGGGAAGACAAAAGAACTGGTAGATAAAGCGGTAAAAGAGAATATTGACGTTGCAAGAATCTTGAATGAGGGTCTTATTGCCGGAATGAATGTTGTAGGTGTAAAATTCAAAAATAACGAGTTCTATGTTCCAGAGGTCTTGATTGCTGCGAGGGCAATGCATGCAGGTATGGGAATAATAGAACCTCTTATCGCTAAAGCAGGAATAAAACCTCTTGCAAAGGTTGCCATTGGAACAGTAAAGGGGGACCTCCACGACATAGGGAAGAATTTAGTAATTATGATGTGGAAAGGCGCTGGCTTTGAAGTAGAAGACCTCGGTATAGATGTACCTCCTGAAAAATTTGTTGAGGCAGCCCAAAAAGGAGCAAAGGTTTTAGGATTATCTGCACTCTTAACAACTACTATGGTAGCAATGAAAGATGTTATTGAAGCCCTTAAGTCAGCAGGTATTAGACAACAGGTAAAAGTTGTTATAGGTGGAGCACCAATAACCCAAAGTTATGCTGATGAAATAGGTGCTGATGGATATGCTCCTGATGCAGCAAGCGCAGTGGACAAAGTAAAAGAACTTTTAAGTATCCAATAAGTGATAATTATTCTATCTATAATATTGGCTTATCTGATAGGAAGTATCCCGGTGGGATACATCCTATGTCGTTTTATCAAAAAAATAGATATAAGAAAATATGGAAGTGGTAATATCGGTGCTACCAATGTATACAGGATTGCAGGTGGTAAATTAGCAAGTGTAGTACTGGTACTTGATATACTTAAAGGATTTTTACCTGTTTTTATAGCAAAATATTTTCTATCTACCCCTTATGTAATTTTTACAGGGATTACTTCAATTATAGGCCATAACTATTCTGTATTCTTAAAAGGGAAAGGAGGAAAAGGGGTCTC
This genomic interval carries:
- a CDS encoding corrinoid protein — encoded protein: MAEEILTGIKESVISGNAGKTKELVDKAVKENIDVARILNEGLIAGMNVVGVKFKNNEFYVPEVLIAARAMHAGMGIIEPLIAKAGIKPLAKVAIGTVKGDLHDIGKNLVIMMWKGAGFEVEDLGIDVPPEKFVEAAQKGAKVLGLSALLTTTMVAMKDVIEALKSAGIRQQVKVVIGGAPITQSYADEIGADGYAPDAASAVDKVKELLSIQ
- the plsY gene encoding glycerol-3-phosphate 1-O-acyltransferase PlsY, which gives rise to MIIILSIILAYLIGSIPVGYILCRFIKKIDIRKYGSGNIGATNVYRIAGGKLASVVLVLDILKGFLPVFIAKYFLSTPYVIFTGITSIIGHNYSVFLKGKGGKGVSTGFGVIIGLFPIPALFTFFVWIAVVISTRYVSLGAISASLCLPFFISTFQKDKILTITGIIISLLIIYAHRTNIKRLLNKKENRILLPWKKR
- the dnaK gene encoding molecular chaperone DnaK, with the translated sequence MTEKIIGIDLGTSNSSAAVMEAGKPVIIPSAEGTTIVGGKAFPSYVAFTKDGQVLVGEPARRQAAVNPEGTVFAAKRKMGTDYKYNIYGKTYTPEQISAYILQKIKRDAEAFLGYPIKKAVITVPAYFNDNQRQATKDAGTIAGLEVVRLINEPTAASFAYGLDKLQAELKILVFDFGAGTLDVTIMEMMAGVFKVLSTHGDTQLGGTDMDEVLIRYIVEEFKKESGIDVSKDKMAMQRIKEAAEKAKIELSSTLETEINLPFITADHTGPKHLQMKIRRAKLEELVEPIIERCKGPVKQAMEDAKLKPSEINKVILVGGPTRMPIVQKFIEDFIGIKPERGVDPMECVSIGAAIQGAILSGDMKDKDILLLDVTPLSLGVETLGGVFTKIIERNTTIPVKKSQIFTTAADNQPSVEINVLQGERPMAKDNLSLGRFHLEGIPPAPRGVPQIEVTFDIDANGILHVTAKDKGTGKEQSIKITASKKLSQEEIEKMVKEAERYAEEDKKQREIIEVVNQADSLIYNVNKTLKEHGDKVSETDRKNIQEKIDALDKLIKAEVKDKDNIQKAMEELQQAVHGLAQVIYQQAQQQTSGQQAQPEQEPEKKEDRGNVVDAEYKEVDDKDKK
- a CDS encoding fumarylacetoacetate hydrolase family protein: MKYVRVVVEGLDRCGSYGIVKDEIVHIIKTSPLLSPPEYTGIKVPLNSVKKFLPPVDPPNIIALGLNYKEHAKESKMELCPAPVVFLKATTAITGHLSPIVLPREAPDFVDYEAELVIVIGKRAKNVSKEDVSDFIFGYTCGNDVSARDCQMKLDRQWARAKSFDTFAPIGPWIETDISPDNLKIQSRVNGVLMQNANTSDMIFNVSEIVSYLSRQMTLLPGTFIMTGTPSGVGFAREPQVFLREGDNVEVEIEGIGILRNPVVCE
- a CDS encoding V-type ATP synthase subunit D, whose protein sequence is MKLKVNPNRMELLKLKKRLTLAKRGHKLLKDKEEQLLIEFRSLIFTVKEKRKDVEEETLQFYMDIIKMKGLMDEKIWKSFIEESFFKTIFLQEILRFFNIPVSKISFNVSTEKTLPDYSLSPYHYYLLDKGKKVLEKLMELAFLENKLISFSIEIERTRRRVNALEYVLIPNIEETIKFISFKLNEIERTSLVMLKHIQLIRE